Part of the Caulifigura coniformis genome, TCGACAAGCCGCTCGAGATTCCGAAAGAGATCGATTACGACCTGTGGTGCGGCCCGGCGGCGAAGGTCGATCTCTATCGCCCCAAACTGCACTACGACTGGCACTGGGACTACAACACGGGCAACGGCGACCTGGGGAACCAGGGGATCCACCAGATGGACATCGCCCGCTGGTTCCTGGGCGAGATGGGACTGTCTCCGGAAATCATCAGCTTCGGCGGCCGGCTTGGGTATGTCGACGCCGGCGACACGCCGAACACGCAGGTCATCCTGCACAACTACGCGAAGGCCCCGTTGATCTTCGAAGTCCGCGGACTACCCAAGTCCAAGGAATTCCAGGAAAAGGGCTGGGGCGAGAACATGGACAAGTATCGTGGCTCCGGGGTGGGCGTGATTGTCCAGTGTGAAAAGGGGTACGTGGTGGTCCCGAGCTACACGAACGTGACCGCCTATTCGCCGGATGGCAAGGAGATCAAGTCGTGGAAGGGGGGAGCCGACCACTACGAGAACTTCCTGAAGGCGATGCGCTCCCGGAAGATCGAAGACCTCAACGCCGACATTCTCGAGGGGCATCTTTCGAGCGCCCTCTGCCACACCGGAAATGTGTCGTACCAGCTCGGGAAAAAGACGACGCCGCACGAAATCGCCCAGAGCATCAAGGGGAACGAATTGCTGGCCAATTCGTTCGAGCGAATGGTCGAGCACCTCGCGGCCAACGGCGTGCCGGTCGATCAGCCGATCATGACTCGCGGTGAACAGCTGCACATGGACGGCAAGGCCGAGAAGTTCCTCGGCAACGAAGCGGCCAGCCAGCGGCTGTCGCGTGAATACCGGAAGCCGTACGTTGTGCCGGAAATCACGGTCTGATTCGGCGCCCGAACGCTGAGAATTCCAAAGCCCGGTCGCTGTGGCGGCCGGGCTTTGTGCGTATTTGGCCGATTTTGCTCAATCCATGAGGTTCGGGAGGGCGATTTCGGTGCGAACCTGAGGGAAGTGGCCGCGGTCTCGTTGACGCCGCCCGCTGGCCTCTTAAACTACCGTGCTCGCGACGTTTGGGATCTCCCGCGGCCGCGAATGGGACAGATAGCTCAGCAGGTAGAGCACAGGACTGAAAATCCTGGTGTCGCCGGTTCGATTCCGGCTCTGTCCACTCAGCGGATCCACGCCAGGGGGAACCTCTCCCCCGGGTCCGCTGTTCTGGATGGAGCGGACCCATGGTCCTTCAGAACTGGCTCGGATCTCTCGCCTTTCTAGTGCTTTTCTTAGCGTCACCGCTTGTGGCGCATGCTCAGCCAGCAGCGAGCACAAAGCCCAGCACGGCGGTCCAGGCGTTGCTCCGGCAGTCCCAGCTCGAGACCCGCGCCCGCGTGCAGTCGGCACAAGCCGCCGTGCGAGCCACGAAGGGGCCTGCGAAGAAGGCGCTCGCCGAGCAGTTGTCGCAGCTGCAGAAAAAACAGGCCATCGTCGTTGCCGAGATGAATAGCAAGGAGCTGGGCGTCGGCTCACTTGGCGGCCTGTCGAAAGCTGGTGTCTTCCAGGTTATCGATAAGAACAACGTGCTGATCGACTGGCTCGATCGAGACGTGCCTGGCGGGCAGAAGGAAACGTTCTGGCTCCGCGGTGTCGATACCGCGTCGATGGCAAACGGCAAGGAGGTCGAGCTCCAGGGCTGTTTCCACATCGCCGAGACAACGACCTACCGCAACGTCGGCGGTGGAACGAAGACGATTTTCGTGATCGAGCCTTTCGATCTCTCGCCCTACGTCGGTGAAAAGACCGTCGTGCTCTCCAAGTGGCGGGTGGACTGAAATGAGAACAGCGATGGTCCTGCAGCAACGCTTCCAAACCAATGTCGCCTCGCTTATCGCCGGACTCGGCTGGACGCAGGCCGAGCTGGCTCGCCAGATCGGCGTCAGCCGTTCGCTGGTGCACACCTACATGAGTGGCGACAGCTCACCCGGACTTGAGGTTGTTCAGAGATTTGCTGACGCCCTCGGCGTTGACCCAGCTCGGCTGCTTAGTGAGAGTGGTGTTGAAAAGTCAAGCGGCGACGATAAGGTTGCTGCTATGGAAGAGTTGCTCACAGTCACGGAAGCTGCTCAGCTCGCGAAGCTGAGCAGGGCTGAAATTAACCGCAAGGTCGCGGTTGGAATTCTGCCGGCGGTGAGGCGATCCTCCGGGTGGTGGATTTCGCGAGAAGCAGTTCTCAAGCTGATTGATGCGCCACGGAAACGTGGTCGCCCTAGAAAATCTCAGCAAGTGTCTTGATTTAATTTGAGCCGGGCTTATCCTCGCCGACGTTGCTTCTCCCATTGGGTGAAGTAACCGGCGTCTCTCATGTCCCCGCCAGCGTGGCGAGGGCCTGTCGCGAGCGCTGATTCCGACAGCCTGACACAGGGGAGCGGAGTTTCTCTGATTTGCCCGATCCGCACCTGCCGGATCACAACCGCGATCGTCATCGCACGATTTGCTGGATGCGACAAAAACTCATAAGGCGAGCGCCTGTGATGAATTCCGCTACAGCAATCTGCAGCGCTGGCAGACTTCGGTGGGCAACGAATTGAGTAGCGCCCAGGATTCGTGCTCCTGTGCGCACCAGTTTGTTTCCTAGGACCGAGTCGAGGATCCGGAGGAGTACGCAGGGCAAGCCCGTTGACGGAGTCTGCAAGGGAAAGACACCGGGCGCAACTCAGAGGACCGAATGCTTCAGGCGACTGTCAGGCTGCATGATGCGGACGCGGAGTGGGCGGCATGGAACGCACGTCAGATCTCGACCTATCAGCCGCGGCACGTGCCGCCGGAGCGCCGCGAGCATTACGCGGCGACGACCTCGCTCAGGCAGTTCTATCTGGACTGCAGCGAGGGGCGGTGGGAGCCGGTCGGACGGAAGAAGGGGCGATCCAAGGGGACCGTGGACAAGGAGCGGCAGGCGCTCAATCGTTGGGAGAAGTACACCAGGCCGGAGGACTGGCCGAGCAACAAAGCCTGGCCGGGGCCGAATCTGGCGATGATCGAGACGATCTCGGCCGAGTGGTTTTCGGATCTGTACGACAAGATGCTGGCAGGAGGGCTCTCGAACGGATCGGTCAAATCGACCCGGTCTCATCTGAATGTCCTCATCAATCATGCGACCGCTGTGAAGGCGATCCTCAAATCGCCGCAGACGCGCGCGATCGAGAATCGGGACCTCAAGAAACGGATCTACACGCCGGACGAGGTCACGAAGATCTTCACCGTCTTCGAGGCGGTCAATCACAAGCTGGCGATTGCGTTCTGGGTCGCCCTGCATGTGGGGCCCCGGGCCGAAGATCTGTTCACCCTGCGAAAGTCGGACGTCATTCAGGACACGCGCGGCCGAAGGCTGATCGAGTTCGAGGCGAGGAAGACGGCCAAGTTGCAGGCGATTCCGATTTCAGACGAAACCTGGCAGTGGATCCAGCCACTCACGTCGGGGGACTCGCCGTACCTGTTTCACGACCTGACGTCACCGCAGGCACTCAATCCAGAGAAGAGCTATCGGGCGCGGGCGCGAAACTCGCTTGTGAAGCAGCTCCTGGCCAGCGTCGGCATCACCGACGTCGATCGACCGTGGCAGATCGCTCGGCGGACCTGCAACGAGCGGTACGAGTCGCACAGACCCGGAGTCGGGGAATTCATCACCGGCCACGGAAAGCAGGGGGTCAACGCCCGCAGCTACCGCGAGCCCACCGAGGCGGTACACGAGGCGGTCAGGACGTTGCCGCCGTACACACAACTGGAGAGACAGCTTCGCCTGTTTTAGGCGCGGAGCAGAGTCGTTCGGCGAGGTTGAGCACGGTTTTAGCCCGCCAGTGTTCCCGAAACCGAACGACTCTTTTTGTAGATGGACCCGCCCCCAGGTCTCCGATGACGCTGGAGGTGTGTCGCCTCAGCCTGGGGGCGGTTTTCTTACACGTGCGAAGTGCCAGAGAGGACGGCGATCGCGACATCCTCCAACCACGCCGCCGTGGGATGGCCCGCGCGCGGCGGTGTGGGACGACCGATCCAGGCGGCGCGGGGGACGTCCCGCGCTCTGCTGACAACGACGGAAGGGGGCTTTCGTGCACCTTCTGAAAGACGACCCGCTGTTGCTGGGCATTGTCGTGGGCGCCGAGCTGGGGGAGGAGGACTCCTTCTGCCCCGAGCTGGCGCCGCCGGCCAAAGTCGACCGCATCATTCTGCGAGTTGGCCGGCGAGGTTGCCGGCTTGAGAAGGATGAAGAGATCAGCGCCCAGTACGTGAAGGCGCGGATCTTGTCGCTGCGTCTTCAGGATCTCCGCGGCGATCGATCGGTGGCCACCGCCGGAGAGCTGCAAGTCGGGGCCATGACGGCCCGTCTCGTCCTGGCTCTTGGATTCATCTCAGGGGCGACGGCGACGTGGGCGATGTTCGCCGCCGCGCGAGATTGGCGGCTCGCCGTCGCGTTGGGCCTCGGGAGCGCCGTTGTCGCGGGCATCGCCGAAGTGATCCTGACTCTCGATTCCGCGGCCGACCTGCCGGGACAGGAGGACAGCACGCATGTCGGGTGATTCGCGACTGATGAGGTTCGTCTGCCTCGCGATGGACGGAGCCAGGCCGGATGCCACCGAGCGGCAGAAGGGAGCGCGGGCCTTGGCGATCGCGATTGCTGCATGGACTCCGACGTTGACCAAGGAGGAGGCCGAGGGGGCTTCGTTGTTGGTGATCGAGGCGATGGTGCGACCGCAGGAGTGCCGGGATCTGCTCGGACTCCCGGCCGGTGAGTGATTTCATTCCGCGCGAAATGGAGGGGCCGATGCCGCTGCCTTACCCCGATGCCCACGTGATGGTGGGGCCGAGGTCGACGCAGATTCTGCGGTTCAGGGGGCGACGTTTCGTCCCTCTGCTCCGCACGTGCCTGCATTGTCGCGAGAGCGTGACGGTCCCCATGAACGTCTTCCTCTCGCTCGTCGAGCTTCGGTCGCGAGTCTGCAAGCCACTCCGTTGCGTCTGTTCGACCTGCTTGCCGCTGTTCTGCGCGGATCCAGAAGAGCTCCACCACCGTCGGTGGGCCAGTCTCGTTCCATTCGAGCTCAAGTCGGAGGCCTCCGTTCCATGACTCAGTCGACCTACCGCCGGTACCAGGTCTCGATCCAGGCGTCGTTCATCCTGATGCGTGCCCGGATCCAGCGGCGCGCGAAACGTGATCGTCGGAAGGCCAAGCGATAGCGATGAAGCATGACGCTGCTCGGAACCCGTTTCTCAATCCCTTCGCCGCGTGACCGGTCCTCGCGATGGCCAGACCTTCACTCATCAACCGCAACCACGAGGAGCGACTGTGGTCGGCCTTTCAACACGCGCGTGGCTCCGCAGAGCGAAACGCCCTGGTCGAACTGTATCACCCGCTCGTGCGAATTGTTGCTGCCCAGGTCATCAAGCGACTGCCCGCCGGCGGCGCTGTCTCTCGGGACGATCTGGAGCAGGAGGGGATGTTCGGGTTGTTTCGGGCCATCGATCGCTTCGACGCTGGCCGCGGGTACCGGTTCTCGACGTTCGGCGTGTCTCGCATCAGGGGCGCCATGCTCGACTCACTGCGGGAACTGGATCACGTTCCGCGACTCGAGCGAGTGAGGGAGCG contains:
- a CDS encoding Gfo/Idh/MocA family protein, with translation MSLNRRHFLQHAAFGVTAAASLGKTEWVVGAQTPASKSPNEKISVAFIGVNGRGQDHIKGLAGRSDIEVLYVCDADEEVGQARAAGIAKTTGGKPPQVVKDMRKVFDDPAVHAITTATPNHWHSLTAIWAMQAGKDVYVEKPVSHNVWEGRQAVNASRKYGRICQTGTQSRSSPSLAEAVKFVREGNLGAIQYAIGTCYKPRKSIGKLDKPLEIPKEIDYDLWCGPAAKVDLYRPKLHYDWHWDYNTGNGDLGNQGIHQMDIARWFLGEMGLSPEIISFGGRLGYVDAGDTPNTQVILHNYAKAPLIFEVRGLPKSKEFQEKGWGENMDKYRGSGVGVIVQCEKGYVVVPSYTNVTAYSPDGKEIKSWKGGADHYENFLKAMRSRKIEDLNADILEGHLSSALCHTGNVSYQLGKKTTPHEIAQSIKGNELLANSFERMVEHLAANGVPVDQPIMTRGEQLHMDGKAEKFLGNEAASQRLSREYRKPYVVPEITV
- a CDS encoding helix-turn-helix domain-containing protein, translated to MVLQQRFQTNVASLIAGLGWTQAELARQIGVSRSLVHTYMSGDSSPGLEVVQRFADALGVDPARLLSESGVEKSSGDDKVAAMEELLTVTEAAQLAKLSRAEINRKVAVGILPAVRRSSGWWISREAVLKLIDAPRKRGRPRKSQQVS
- a CDS encoding site-specific integrase; translated protein: MLQATVRLHDADAEWAAWNARQISTYQPRHVPPERREHYAATTSLRQFYLDCSEGRWEPVGRKKGRSKGTVDKERQALNRWEKYTRPEDWPSNKAWPGPNLAMIETISAEWFSDLYDKMLAGGLSNGSVKSTRSHLNVLINHATAVKAILKSPQTRAIENRDLKKRIYTPDEVTKIFTVFEAVNHKLAIAFWVALHVGPRAEDLFTLRKSDVIQDTRGRRLIEFEARKTAKLQAIPISDETWQWIQPLTSGDSPYLFHDLTSPQALNPEKSYRARARNSLVKQLLASVGITDVDRPWQIARRTCNERYESHRPGVGEFITGHGKQGVNARSYREPTEAVHEAVRTLPPYTQLERQLRLF